The Haloprofundus halophilus genomic sequence CCCCTCGCCTCAACAACACCGAGAGGAGTTTCTCGCGTGGCTGGAGGCAGAGCTCCGAGAGGGCGACTATCGGATGGTGCTTCCGGTCGCGGAGGCGACCGTTCGACCCGTCTCGGAAGCGCAGGAGCGACTCGAACCGTACGCTGTCGTCCCGTTGCTCCCGTACGAACGGTTGCTCGTCGCCCTCGACAAGTCGAGAACGATTCGGGCCGCCCAAGCGGCGGGCGTGGCACATCCGAAAACGCTGTTTCTGGACTCTCCGGCGTACGACCGCGCGGTCGAGGAGCTCGGTCGACCGCTCGTCGTCAAAGCGCGACAGGGCTCGTCTCGGGCGGGCGTGTACGTCTGTGAGAACCGGGCGACGTTCGAAGAAGCGTTCGAGGCCGCCTACACGCCGGCCGGCGCTCCGCTCGTTCAAGAGTACGTCCCTGACGGTGGGGAGCGCGGAGTGTACACGGTGTACGGCTGCGACGGAGCGTTGCTCGGACTCACGATACAGCACCGCCTCCGCTCGAGCCACGACGACGGCGGTGCGAGCACGTACCGCGAGACCGTCGACGACCCGAAGCTGCAGCAGACGGCGAGACGACTGCTGGACCACCTGGAGTGGCGGGGTGTCGCGATGGTGGAGTTCCGCGTCGACGCGCGGACCGGCGAACCGAAGCTAATGGAGATAAATCCCCGTCTGTGGGGAAGCCTCGCGCTCACGGTCGAAGCCGGCGTCGACGTCCCGCATCTGCTGTATCGGACCGCGTGTTTCGGCGACGCGGAACCGACGCTGACGTACGACGCCGGCGTCCGGATGCGGTGGCTACTCGGTGACGTGATGCGACTCAGGAAGACGGACGACCGATGGCGAGTGATGACGGAGTTCGTCTCCGACAGCACGGACCGAACGGGGTACGACGTCCTGTCGTTCGACGACCCGCTCCCCTTCTTCGGCAGCGTCGAGACGGTGCTCAGAGACGCCTACTCGCAGGCGAGCGGCGTGCTACCGGTTTCGATTCGGTAGTAGCGACGAACCGAACCGGAACCGCGGCAGACCGGGAGCGCCGTCCCACAGCCAGAGCAGAAACGCCGTCCCGAGAAGACCGAGTTCTAAGAGGATGTACACGACGCCTTCGGGACTGGCGAGCGTCTCCATGTAGTTTCCGAGATAGTAGAAGAAGTTGCTGAAGAGGCCGGCCCGCGACGGCGAAGACGTCTCGTACAGCGGCCAGAGCAGGAACGAAAACGACGGGCTGTCGCCGT encodes the following:
- a CDS encoding carboxylate--amine ligase — translated: MTDTERDGRLESKHQPTADRVLVLDAHCRYALTAIRSLGRRGVEVVAGSPLHRSAGALSKYAAEARRYPSPQQHREEFLAWLEAELREGDYRMVLPVAEATVRPVSEAQERLEPYAVVPLLPYERLLVALDKSRTIRAAQAAGVAHPKTLFLDSPAYDRAVEELGRPLVVKARQGSSRAGVYVCENRATFEEAFEAAYTPAGAPLVQEYVPDGGERGVYTVYGCDGALLGLTIQHRLRSSHDDGGASTYRETVDDPKLQQTARRLLDHLEWRGVAMVEFRVDARTGEPKLMEINPRLWGSLALTVEAGVDVPHLLYRTACFGDAEPTLTYDAGVRMRWLLGDVMRLRKTDDRWRVMTEFVSDSTDRTGYDVLSFDDPLPFFGSVETVLRDAYSQASGVLPVSIR